The genomic region aatataaatattgaatgCGTTGATTAGAGATTTTAGGTGAGCTTTCCAAAATAAGTTTTTCATCTCTAATTACACAATATTTTGTTAACTAAAATAACATTATAGAATTATCTtgcaatatttcatataccacaaCATACTCAACATATTACACAATTAAACAAATTAACTAGAGAAAAAAAGATTTGAACTCATATGATGTAAGTGGGaccaattttataatattttgtataaCATGATTTATATTTAATTGCATAAAACATTGCaccttttataattattttatataatggaAGATGATATCAAAGAAATCGCTTTTACAAAAATATCCTGGTTCATTGCATGTACGGTGAAACAAACCCTAAGAAATTAAAATACAGAACTCCCATTAAAATGGTTGTTATGGAGTTAGAACTTAGAAGGTGACCTCTATGATTACCAACTTCAGGGTCCACTGAAAAATATGTAGACCTCCGCAAATCAAAGTTTATTGGGACCCATCATTTCAAATCAACACTTCCCACCTGTCTAGCCTTCCCACTCtgccattttatatattatatatacccAATCATACACCATTTTTGCTGCTCCATCTGCACAGAAACATGTCTTCACAATTCCCTAATATTTTCTCATTTCAAACACTGAAACATCGTCGCATCGCCACTCTCAAAACCCCGAGCTCCCATATCAACTGCCTGGCCGTCCACGCTAACCTCCTCTACGCCTCCTCTGCCAACGAAATCAGCGTCTATAGTTTATCCGATCACTCCTTTGTCGATTCTTTTAACCACGATCCCACCACCGGGTTCGTCAAGTCCATCGCATTCAACCAAACCAAAATCTTCACCGCTCATCAAGACGGCAAGATCAGGATCTGGAAAATCGATACCCTTTACAAAAACCACCAGCATATCTCTACTCTCCCCACCGTTAAAGACAAGTTCCTCAATTTCATGTTGCCGAAGAACTACGTTAACGTACGGCGTCATAAGAAGAAGCTTTGGATCCAACACTGGGATACAGTTTCGGGGTTGATGGTAAATGACGCCAAGGGGTTAATGTACTCGGTTTCGTGGGACAAAAGTTTCAAGATATGGAACGTAAAGAACCAACGTTGTTTAGAGTCTGTTAAAGCTCATGAAGACGCCGTTAACACATTGGCTGTTTCCGGTAATGGAACTGTTTACACCGGCTCCGCCGATGGGTTGATTAGAATCTGGGAAATGGCGGAGAGACGGCATAATTTAGTGGGAACCTTGGACAAGCATAAATCGACGGTGAATGCGCTTGCTTTAAACGACGAGGGATCGATATTGTTTTCAGGAGGGAGTGATGGTAGAATCCTGGTGTGGGAGAAAAGAGATGATGAGAATGAGGTGGGATATGTGGAATCATTGTGGGATCATAAAGGGGCGATATTATGCTTGATCAACGTAGGGGAATGGTTTGTGAGTGGATCATCAGATCGGACGGTGAGGGTTTGGCAACGTGGTGGGAAAGAAGGTGGTGGGTTCCATTGTAGCATAGTTCTGGAGGGACATGAAAAACCTGTGAAGTCGTTGGTAGCAGTTGAAACAAGAGTGTTGGAGGGTGTGTTTTCCATATGCAGTGGAAGTTTAGATGGAGAAATTAGGGTTTGGGAGATCTCAATATGTTCTAACTTTAAAATTCCCATGAATTCAATAAAACTTGCTTGATTTTTCTGTATAATTTTGTTTGTATACTTATATATTGTATGTATATCAAATCTTCTACTTTTTACTCATGATTTCATAGCTGAGTTAATAAATATCCCAACCTTAATTCAGCTAATTTGGTCAGGATGAAGTAAGAAATCTTAGATCaattaattttaaggttaaaaatACCAAAAACGTGTGGAGCGTAGGCACCATTGTTgttgaaataattaaaaaaatttgtgAGTTTCAACACGTATTAATAAAAGCTTgaataaactatttttaaaaaattttaaattattttagtcaCTCTAAAATAGAGTTATAacttgaataaaaatttaaacatattcaCTACCAATAACTAATAATTAAGGTTAAAGTCTTTTTTTTTCTCCAAGCCGTTTGcttcttatattttattttgcttAGCGGCAGTGTTAGCCTTCAGCTGGCTATCGCATGCCTTTTTCCTCTCTCATCAAGCCtttatttctttcttcttctcattcactATACACGTCTTCTCTCTTTTTAGTTGGCAGATCTATTTTGTGAGTATCTTTGTTGTCTTCACAAGTTGTAATAGACAGATGACGGTGCCTATCATTCGTTAAAACTCCACCAGCCACTAGTATTTTTTCTTGGAAAGTGGGTGATTCTTCCTCAACTTCTTAATTTGTTTCTGTTTTGAGAGTATTTCAGAATAATAAATCATTTCACGTGTCGATTTGGACCCGTGtcgtattaatttttattttttattttttgtttttccattgtttaataagtgttcagttttagaagtttttgaATGCTTTTGGAGCACTTTTTAAGTCTTACTTATCATGTAATAttagttttacaagtgattttagAGATGACTTTGTTGTTTTCCTCTCTAGTTTGGTGAATGCTCAATTATTTTGTCGATTTTTTGCTCATCGCTTTGAACCATTCGGGGTTGATTTCCTTATTGTATTAAGTGCTTGCAATCACTCTAGATATGTCATGCTTGAGTTGTGACAAAACTAATTATCAACCTGTCATAATTTTCTATTGATGTTAAGGTTAAAGCATTTGTCATGTTGATGGAACTCGTCATTCACCATTTACTGACGAGTCTTTGCTATTATTTTCTctctgaattgtatgtttctattcattgaatgaattaataaatttaccttttaaaaaaattaaggttaaagtattatttaaaaaattttgaaatatttttatttttataagtaaacttttttatttattaacgTAATAAAATAAAGTTATCACATGAATAGAAGTTTAAGTATATAAATAGAGAttgattttatcttttaattatcaCTTAGTTAGTGTTAGACTTAtgtatcaattaaaatttaagtttaaatcTATAAATAGCATCCATTAGTAACATTTAAGAAAAATCATGGATAAAAAAACGGAAATTGTTagcattaaaagttaaaaatattccaaaagaaatattcaaatgacatatatatatatgtaagatcATCTTAATTGATGATGACATTACATAATATTatgttttttataaatattatatgttatttattcGCTTATTCTGCTAAACAAGTATTCTTTTTACCATATaagattttaataattatttttaatcatcGTTATTAAAtgtgttaattaatttaatgtaaatatCTTTCGTATTTAATCGACTTAATTTGCTACTTATCATGAATCATTATTATAATTGcttacattttttattttaatttaatattattctaaatttttatattattttcaactcctttttatttataaaatattatttattttaaatattactttttatatataaatttataacaaaaataaatgtatatataatacATTCAAGATTTGACTACATATAATTTTgggaaaatagaaataaattgatttaagtaAATAATAGTGCAACATTTCTTTTAACAATAAATaataccaaaataaataaataaataaatattgattTTGGTTCCTTAAGAATGGTGTATTCAAAAGTTGATCCTCATGAAATATGTGTTGTTGCAAATAATATAATATGGTGATGAAATGATTATGTCCAGTCAATTTGCACCGTCCAAAAGTGGTTAGCTGAGTTCATTATTCTAACTTATTTAATGGAAAGACCTAAAGTGTAGCTTTGAATCCCCCCAATGTATACCCAAACATTCTTCACCTTTGCCATTATATTActctaatttttcattttctaaaccatatttatttttttaattaaggttaaaatatgttgacTTTTATGACTTACTCTTTGTActtaaaaacttaaaacttaaattctattttttatttaaaaatttccgGTTCAGTCATTAAAATCGTAtgtatttttttgttaaattttgtttaCCTGGAATATTTATTAGCTTATATCCTCATATGACATGACATAGTATTAGTAGAAAATAAACTTGTTAAATTGACAAATTTTGATAGAAACTACCGACGATGATAATGATTGGGTTAAGATTTTTATATTGAAGGAATAGAAAgattgattttttaatttttaaagtgtAAAGACTGTTGATACTAGGTATCAACAAGGATATAACAAGGAGAAGATGGTGATGGCGACAAGGAGGCCAGTTCACCTATGATAAGTGGAGAGTCGAAGTAACCAAGGAGGACAAGGGAGGAAGGAGAAGAGAAGGGAATTGTGTGCTTGTTTGCTAGGCATTCTATTATGGTTGTTGAAAGGGGAGAGGGCCTCATTCATTGTGCCTTGGGGTATTTATAAATGGAAGGTTTCTCTACAATTACGTTACGTCATCAACAATCTCGAGATAAGGTGAACTTGTGGGGCTGACCAGGTGATAAGGTTGTTGCATATTGGTTATCATGTACAACTCTGACATTCCCTTTCCTGAGGTAATGCGACGTTGTTAGGTCTTAGTGGTCTTCTCTTGGTGAATGTGATCCTGCTAATAACGGGTGGCTAAAGACATGTGCTTATGTGAAACATGAAAGTGGCTGGTTACTCAATGACTAGCTAGGCAATATGAGTAGAACAACCATTCGTGAGTGTTTCCCGGTAACTTCTTGTGATGCCACATGTCCACATGTCCAATAGAGATATAATATAAACCAAAGCTCAAATTATATACAAGTAGATGGAGTAATAGCACATTTTAACCTATAACTAAATATTCCAAcccaaattaaatatatttaaattaaacatattttgGACACTTCCTTTGGTCCACTAAACATACATAATGTTGATGTTTGATTGCTTAACAGATTTTTTAATTAAACCCACTACTGAGAAACTTCACGTGGTGTAGCTTCTCTGGAATTTTTAATGGCTGACATGTGTTTTTCCAACAAATCTTTGTCGCTAGAGTGCTTTCAACCTGTCTTGGTACGAGGAAATCAAGACAAAATTGGTCATACACATACCTTTAATATTCTTACAATCAAAGCAAGTATATGTGCAATATATACAATCCTTCctagcttttctttttctttttaacgtATTAGTAGTGTTTAGTATGTGTTTCTTACGTTTTAGATAATTCAAAATATAAccttctaaatatatatatatatatatatatatataaattactcACTCACTAAATTAgaatttaacatgtataatttgGTGTTTAGAACAAGAAGAAGTATTACCAGATCAATCTTTATTTTtgaattacaaatatttaataatatttttttggattttcgaatttttatatatatatatttaagtttatgtatatatttaataaaatttatatatatttatgatagaAAAACAGGTGGTGCAATCTGATTGGGTTTCTATTTTTTTAACAACCTTTGACATTTTGGATTGAAATTGTTAAAGGAAGCAAAATTGACGAATCTAGGACAAAAATGTTTAGGTACTAATATGAGAAAATGGGTATAAATTGGGGGCATAACATGAATAAAGCCATTTATGAACAACAAAAGCTGACCAACAATGACAGCTTTCCGTCACCTTTTCGTAGCATAATATTGCATTCCAGTTAAGTGGGAACATGTGGGAGACCATTAGGCAATTGCATAGCCATATATAGGTACTATATGTATATAGGTACTATATAGtaattatttgtttaaaattttgataaaataataatacttataacttaaattattaatttgcttacatttataatttataaattgtaATTATTGTTTCTgtcataaaatatacaatttcagTTTAGAAAACTGTACGTATAGTGAAcacttatgattatatatatattctctctTTAGTTGTAAGTAAAATTAATAAGAGAATTGATCAAAATACActgcaaaataataataaaaaatggaAAGATAAATTTCTATTTCTTAAaaggttttggttttggtttctcCGACTCTCACCAATGATGCACCACCGCTAAGGGGGTATTGGAAGGTTCGGAAACTTTGATCAGCCCAAGTTATGAATCCTTAAGCTCAAAGGGATTGGTTAATAGCATCAAGGAATTGTGTAATCAGCATTGGAAGGTGTTGGTTCAGAATGTGTGCCGCCAGGCAAATCGGGCTGCTGATTCCATGGCTAAGTTCGCGGTGGTTGGCATGATGTCCATCGGTTTGATGAACCACCGAGGTAGGTGTTTCAGGTTGTTGGAGATGAATTTTTTGGCTTCCTTTTGTAGCCTTTGTTGATGTTTCCTTGTACCTAGGGCGTTGTCCTCTTCATGTtaccaaaaatatatat from Gossypium arboreum isolate Shixiya-1 chromosome 1, ASM2569848v2, whole genome shotgun sequence harbors:
- the LOC108481069 gene encoding protein JINGUBANG-like, translated to MSSQFPNIFSFQTLKHRRIATLKTPSSHINCLAVHANLLYASSANEISVYSLSDHSFVDSFNHDPTTGFVKSIAFNQTKIFTAHQDGKIRIWKIDTLYKNHQHISTLPTVKDKFLNFMLPKNYVNVRRHKKKLWIQHWDTVSGLMVNDAKGLMYSVSWDKSFKIWNVKNQRCLESVKAHEDAVNTLAVSGNGTVYTGSADGLIRIWEMAERRHNLVGTLDKHKSTVNALALNDEGSILFSGGSDGRILVWEKRDDENEVGYVESLWDHKGAILCLINVGEWFVSGSSDRTVRVWQRGGKEGGGFHCSIVLEGHEKPVKSLVAVETRVLEGVFSICSGSLDGEIRVWEISICSNFKIPMNSIKLA